The segment CTTGCGATATCTCAATCACTATGTTATCAAGTTTCCACAAATTTgcatcataaatatttgtatttacatatttttcgtgtttatttgattctattgCGTGCTGATTGTAAAAGTTTTCTTAATTAAGAAACTACATATTGAATAGCTATATTTACTCTAGAATGATTTGGCACATCATATCCTGTATTGATAAAACCCTATCAAACAACTGTAACATTGTGATGGTGACTTCCTGTCtagataatatttactttgtaaGCGGATAATCAAGAAGCATACACTgagttaatatatttcatgaatatattatatcatgttattaatattattttcttaattatcaaAACATCTTTTAgggtttttatattttaccatCTTTTCACGGAGCACATCAGATAGCTGAAATTAAGTTTGGATCTGCTGCACATCAGTGTGGCAAAATGGAAGAAGGAGATGAGATAGTTCAGGTAATACATTTCTCTATTCGTacgttataatttaataaattgtttaatcttaaattatatgtgTAAATTTGTTAGGTAAATTATCAAACGGTAGTTGGTTGGGAGAGGAAGAATTTGCTTGAATTATTTCGTGAAAGCCCAGCAGAAATCCTCTTGACTCTAAAACGTAGACCAAGGCATACTAAAGTTTACGggcaaatttacataaaaccaTATAGACTTCCAAGTAACAAAAAAACTTCCTATACAACACGATGGCAACATAATCTCCCATCCCCTAGACcagaattattaacaatacCTGATTTTACAATGCCGTTACCTAGGTAAGCTGCCTTTCTACATGTATCTTCATTGTGGCTGCTAATATTCTTTTTGTAACTAACAACactgattttatatatacatagtacGTAGTTTTagtttaacaaatataattttatcgcatcttttgttttttttttaatttaatattccaagtatacatatatttttgtatttaatacaaaatatttcattatacagACATATGCCAAAGAATCCCAGCCCAGAACCAGCAAGTATTTTAGATACAGTTAACATGTTAGACACGATGACTACGGATAGTAGCGATTCGGACAGCGAAGTGGAACCACCTCTTTCGATCCGTCTGTATTCCACAAAACCGAGAAACTTGGTCCAAAGACGAGCTACAATAACAGGTGCCAGTCCCACAACCAAACATGGTATCGATATCGAACAGTTTTGGAAGGAATTGAAGCAAGAGCACAGTACGAGCTTCCAGTTGCGTGACAAAGCGGCATCTTGCGCTCACGGTTTGGATAATGTACCAATAAATATACGACCGCAGACATGTTTAGGATTAGAATCGGCGAAAAGAAGGAAGAAGACTGATGAGCAAGCGGATGATAAAAAGGTACAGTTTACGGAAAAATTGACTGACGCTGAAGGTACTCATCTAGATGATGCGAAAAGAATGCTTTACGACGCAAAAGAAAGGATTACTTCCATGCAGAGCTGCAATGATGGCAGTGCTGTTAGTAAAGATACCATTAGAGAGCACTTGCAAGCATTCACGGATAATGTCGGCAAtagcaataatttaaataatacaactgTGCCTTTGGatgaatgtaataattttattagcgATACATGTAGCATTAGTAAAAACGCGCCGGGAGACAAAGAAAGCGAAATGCGTTATGTTAAAGAACGCGGTAAATTGGACAAAAGTTACAGTACGCCCGCGTACGATCTATCAGATGCCGAGAATAAGGAAGATAGGAAGTTAGCACTTTTTCAAGGTCCATTTTGTAAATTAGATTTACCTGTCCATTGTTCCAATAATGTATCAAGCAGTAATTTAACAAAGACTGATGTTCGTATGTTTACCGAGAGTGCCGATCACAGAAAACCGAAAGATGCGAGCAAGGAGGACAAAGAAGCATCCACCAAGAGATGCGGCGGTAATGTTGCTCAAAAAGTCAGCAACATCGAGAAACAGATTGCGCATGAGAATGCGGACGAACCAGTACGTGTCTTTGGAGTGCCTAAGGAATTAGACTCGCATAAAAGTACCGTACGCATTACAATAAATGACACAAATCTTAGGAATAGCGTAGAGGAGAAAAACCAAAGTGATATTGAATGTAATATATCGGATATAAGTACATGTAACAAAAAGTTAAGTGCTAAGTGCGTTTGTTCCAAAAATTCGGCATGCAATTGTCAGGAAAATACTGATTGTAGTAACTCGGAAATGTTAAACGACGAAggaatatgtaataataatagcaacAGCACTGAAAGAGACGAAATGTCGCAAAAGTGCGggaaaattttgcaaacggTCGATTGTGCTTCACCTCAGCATACAAAACTGCTTGAAAAGAAGTCTTCCGTGGTATCAAGAGAGAATTCTATCGAGGCAAAGATACCGTCGAGCAATAACGTCAATTTCGTTGAAGATAACTTGCCGAATGTTATTCATAATGTCTCAAAAATACAGATTAACACAACGTCGCAAGCTAAGGAGATAAAATCCACAGACTCGCCTTTGGCGCACGCCACGGTACAATCTTGCCGCTACATAGAATTACCAAAGGTCGAGTCTGTTAggaaatacgaaaataaatcgcATATAACACCGCCAGAACCGCCGCCTCGAAAATATTACACGAAACAAGCGGTACCCgacttaaaattaaacagtaCTTCAAAAATTCCAGAGGAGTTAGAAAAACCTCAGGTTCCGGAAAGACCCAGCTTAAGAcgagaatttaaaaaagcagATTTAAATTTACCTACGAATCACGTTAGAAACAATTCAGATTATCAAGACAGAAAGGATCTCTCTGACGTGGGTGCACTTAATTACCCAGAGCATTCAATGGATTTTATTGATGAATCACCAACTATAAATCTAAATGATACAAAGTTCACCCAGTCtgaaatttcattatataatgaaaattatgacAGATccagagaagaaaaatattcgtttgAAAAGTATGAGCCATTTGTCGAAAAGTTTGCTTGCTCTAGTCAATCTTTAGCAGACTGTTGTAAATCTGATCATTCTCCTCGCAATGTCGAGTGTCCTGACGGTGTAATGCATTCGAAACAACTGGCATCATTCGATCTAAAACCAAAATTATCAGAAAAGGATAAGAGCTTTGAAAAAAGTGTCGTTAATAGAGCTATGATGGTAGCGAGAAGTATTGGCTTGCACGGCACTTTGAGCAAATCCAACAGCAGCCCGAGAAGCAGTAGAAAGCGAAATATGTTACTAGCAAGTAAGTATGATTaaggaaatatttaataaatttaaagtattaaaatttgaaaagtttgttgaaaaacattatatttattattttttataaaaatgtattatatattttaacatacaaaattattttcaaaacgatATGTCCTAGTCTtacactttttattaattagaatataaagaaatatgttttctttttttagaaaggAGAAATGTGTCTGTAAAAGACATCGGTGTCAGTGATTTAGAAGGATGGTTGACATATCGTAGCAGGGGAGCAGGCGGCGCATGGGCGAAGGCCTGGTTTGTGTTAAAGTGTTCATCGCTGTACAGGTAAACTTGTCTAAAAAAAACAcctgataaatattgtataatcaaataaatatgtacgTTTTATTTTGGATTAGGTTTAAAACTCAAGACAGTATAAAAGCTGACTGTTTGATCGTATTAACGGCTTTTACCGTGTCGCCAGCTGCCGAAGTAAAATCGAGGAAGTATGCTTTCAAAGTATATCACACAGGGACAGTGTTTTATTTTGCCGCCGATACTGAGGACTACTTGATTTTGTGGTTGGATGCGATCAATAAAGGCACTTTAGGCGCGGATACCCACAATCAAAGCATCGGGCTTTTTAGCGAAACCGACGAGAGCGACAGCGAGAGTAGTCACAAGAGCAAAACTAAATGCACACCCGAATCCAAAGCAAATGTGGAAAAGTCATTTAATTCTTTGAAAAAGGTACGCAAGGATGTCGGAGCATTTAAGGATCACGAGATTGGTGGTGCAAGTTTGGATCGAAAGTATTTGAAGTTTCTCGGCACCAGAAATCAGAATATTCCTGTTCCAACGGCGCAATTTCGAAGTTACAGAAGAGTGCTTCCCTCATCAACGCCGAACAAGTAAGTATATTAAGGATATTCCATATCGATacatatttaacgtttatttaaaaataaccaAACATTTTGCAGGAAAGAAGATTCTAATGCAGAATCTCCGGACTTGCAAATGACAATTGCAGGTAGTACATTTTATGGATTAAGCGCCTCGCAGAGTGCTACGGACATGTCAAGCACGTTGAGCAGCCAAGATATGGGAGATTACCGGAGTGCTACAGATAGGTAATTTTTGTACCGCACATTTTCTGCAAcgcattaaagaaatatttgccaCAAAAATAATTCGGACAACATTTATCGTCCATCAGACCTATCGGTAGCCGTAGCAGAAGACTGGATGACTTGCAAGGTTTCATCACGTTGGAAGAATTTATGCTGGCGCAACAAGACGAAGATCAGCGgcaaaatatgataaacaGATCGTTGTCTTCGCGTGTGACGCCTCTGACCAGTGATCATGTGCATGTGCAACATAGGAATCTGAATGATAACGATACGATATATAACGAGCAAGTTAGACTATTGGGTGACGCATCCTCGAGAAAGGACATGGGTATTTATGGCAGGACTACAGACGAAGCATCAAACAATAATGCTATGTATACTCATTCAAGGAATGCAAATACACACGCGCATGTACCGCGTCAATTCAGCGGGGATGGTCTTGTCACTAGCCGGTTTGAAAGCAAAGGGAAAGATTGCGTAAATGATAAATCTTATAACAAGTGTGTGACAGTGGGCGCCCAGAAAAGGCTCTGGGATGCTTCCGGTTCCGCAGAGAAGAGACAAGCTCATGAGCTCACGAATACTCAGCAGGCAAAGCACGGCGATTCGATTCATTGGAGAAACGTGACGAGTTTAGACAAGCAGGATTCTCCAAGCTATAGTAGATACTATGAGCATGACGCATGTGTACAATCTTCTAATTACGATAGCTACAAGACGCATGATTATCTTACAAATGATTATCTTACTTCGAGGGAGGTTGATACTCTAATAGAGGAATTCAAGACGATGCCAAAGCGGCTTGTTAGAAATGAaggtaattttaatgaaatctagtgaaattatatcattttagcAATACTTACCGATTATTGTTGTTACAATTGTCCTGATTTTTCGCGCAGGTTATCCTGGATCCAGTGGTGATCTCGCAAGTTACGTATCTTCCGAGGCACAACAAcgtaatgcaaaaaaagatGTATCGGTTAGTCGAAAAGGGAGTTTTAATCTCACTAATCGTCACGATTACAATTCTTCCGATAAGAACTGGCTGGATTCGTTGAGACGTGGCGATAAGAAAGGCTCGAGCTGTGATAAAAACCGTTTAAAAAACGTCGCGCAGTACCAACCACCACCCATACCATCGTCACCCTTTGAACAAGAAGGCATGAGAGCTGCGTTCGAAATGCACTTAGATAAGAGCGAACAGGTGCAGAAAGGGAGCCGCCTGAAAAGTCTATTCGGTAGTAAACAGAAACCATGCACATTGGATCTTCCTAAAGATACCCAAAAGACTATACTAggtaattgatttttattaaatctaaatgaaaattaaatgcaatttattttcgcgaaCTGATTTCGAATTCTATTATTCAAATAGGTTCGCCAAGGTTGCACAGAGCGCTTTTCCGTGACAAATGTTGCTTGAATCAATCGCAGCACCGATTGTCCACGCGTTCCAGCAGTCAAAGTCCCGGTGATAGCGGTATCAGCCAGTCTCACAGTTCTTTCAGCGGCAATAGCCCCTCTCAACAGACGCTCAGTCAAAGTTTCAGCTCGGTCAGTTCTGTCAGTGATTGTAGTCCTGATGCATTGACACCCTCTAACATATCAAAGGTATTacaaacgaaaataaaaataaaaaaaaaaaaacttgacaaTACAGAGAATTAtttggttttaaaaatttgacaataCAGACATTtgaatatatgtacaattactttttttagtACGGCAGCGGATACTCATCTGGTCACAAGGGTTTTTCCAATCCTAGCAGGAGCACATTGGCACCTCCAACGTTACCATACATACCACCGCCAACGTCTCCGCCACCTGATTACCCTGGCTTAGAATACCCGCCTGTATTCGAACCTGGCACTTACTCTCTTTCAGATGCATCGTTGTTGCGTAATCGCAATAAGAATAGTCAGAATATAGCCCAGTAACAAGGAATGAACCAAATTCATCTCTTTAACACAACGCAACcaaagataataatttctttctattgACGGATTGTATAAATGTTCCGACACAGAGATACAGTTAAATTTGCTGCACATCACGAGGTTAGTATTCCACCATCaagtatttcaaaataacCGTCCATTTCCTGGTTCTACGTGTGTAATACATACAGCACATTCACGCAgttatctaaattataaagagtttatttttctctaaagTGTGCTAAAgacgaaatatattttgcaaagaatATAGAAACGAATATAGTAACACGGAAGACTGAACTAAATATTATCTAACATTACATGTTAAATATCATAAGTAACTGCTTTATCCATTTCGAAATTATTCTGTACAATTCGAAGAAATCCtactttgttattaatattataattgttcttgttaaaagtaaattttaaaataatccatTGTGACACAATCTGagcaatttagaaatttatatattacatgtaaattatatatttaatgtgtatacttatataaatgagaaaagcaataacttttattatattaatatatattgtaatttgtattttataacagtgtcaatacttttttaaaatattgactaattttcataaactattctatatcatatatttaaaaaaatgacatagtacatacatacgaatcttttatttattatagaaaattattttttgtttacatttttacaaataactttttataataaataaaagattcattaacacattgtatatattgataatgGAAACTATCTAATATTgctctttttttacaaatattaagaAGAAGGTCCATTAGCTCAGTTGATCAGAGATGCACTagtaatacaaatattgatattaataagaaaGCATAATATTAAggaaatgtatatgtaattagatatatatttttttacaagatatattctggatatatttttttttttatttttaactattaattCGGCATTTAATCATTtgcagtaaaaattatatctttgtgTATATTTCTAGTGCAagtgaaattcttttttctttatataactttttttttaaactacgattaattaatgtaaaatataaaattagacatttcttttattaataataaaatatgaaatttgtaTTGAGTTGCAAGACGTTTTTTTTAGCGATTGACGCTTCTTTATTATATGCACTAAGCATGTAAACCTTCAACatcgtttaaaaataatttagattttgtGTAGCAgacagaaaatatataatctattaAGATAGTGTATGTCTACCAAATATTATCTaagaattatgataattattttttaataccacAATTTTACTCAAtatgtgaaaattataattctgtcgtttgaaatattattgtcgtctttatatgttaataatactttttacatagaaatattataaacgatGTCTTTGATATATagatcttataaataattgaaatataatatattaatatttcttatgtaTATTAGCAGAAGATAAACgactaattttaaatgtattaatataacatagaaaatatCATATGCGATAAAGTgcctacatatttttttcgaagtatatatattacttaaatgatgaaaataggatattttaagattatgattatatatatacatacatatacctTTGTACATagtgaaatttatatcttttttatatctttctatGGAATGTTATTCAATGTATTGACTATAATTTATGCTCAACAAGTTTTAAAAAGCATTAtaaaagagagggagagagagagagtcgaaaacaattttttattaaaaaatttatcggaaAAACAGGGGAGCGAACGAGTGAGTAAATGCGAGTAAGTCTGAGAGTGCAcgttcttatttatattatctatctATTCAATCGCTTTTGTATTACtctatacttattttattcacTAGATATAAGcacaaactaaatttttttataatagaaatatgattatatgCACTGCAGAATTAACAATATTAGtgtgaaaaaatacatatgcacTTTGAAAACtggcattaaattaaaatgatacTTGTTAAACTAGAATTGTATGATTTTCCTGTTGCCATACTCTTGTTTATTGTACCATTAGTGTAATACAACTTATTCCAATTAATCGTTATTTCAAGAAGcattaagattaaaaagaaaagaaattcaaatttaaacgGCTGCTATAATCGCGGCAAAATTTTACGTGTTCCTAAACGCATTGAACTCTACTCGCTGCAATTCCCTTATGTAAGATTCATACTgcgttcattaattaatatagcaTATTCAATATccaataagaaaatttgttttttaggGATAAGCAAAATGTTAGCTGAAACTCTTTTTCTTATTGGATATTGAATTGTTAATAGATGCAGTGTGAATCTTCCATATAAATACTTGGTTACTCATGCATCAACatctatgtatatctatatgtCATCGGTTTAGTTTGTCATTTGAATTTTAACTTTCTCTTCGGAGCCATAACGCATCTTACTTACTTAACGTAACTTTCGTAGATGGTTGTAGACGTTTTGTTTCGTACAAGATACAATggaagaaataagaaaattaaaagaaaaacatgtgaaaataaatgtgtcaGTGCTGGAAAATTTGTTATCATCGCAGACAGAAATTACAGatgaatttaaaagaaaacaagatCAACAATTAAATGGTAAACTTATTTGATATTACACATACATGTGTGTAgagaatgttttttttgttaaaaaaaaaataatttagaaaaaattacattgtgtcgcttttattgtgatatttttataaagtatgaatttttataaagtatgaATGGAATAACATGAATTTTGTCTTTTGCAGAagttgatattaaaattgagcAAGCAACGTCAAAATTggatcttttaaaaaaaacgctATGTAGAGAGACTCAAATTTTGGAGCAAAAAAATAGTGAATTATCAAAACAAAATGATTATTTGGTAAATATGatgtttttttgcatattttttcaatcttaGACATTCTAggataattaaactttttttttgtagaaagaaTTAGaaactgagaaaaaaaaattattacaagagGTTAAACAATTGGAAAGAGaacaaaacaaattgaaatctgCAAAACCATCTGACAAAGATCAGCATTTGCTAGAACAAGGAATGTAAGTATCATAATGCATTATAATTGACATATTGgatgctatttttattattattattgtcactttgtttatttttataggaaaaaatacaaattgtatgaaaatttaactaaaataCATTGGGATTATGAAACTACAAAAGATGGTACTGTTGAAGGTtgtatccttttttttattattcataatctgtgtaatttattttaaatacagcagatatatttgtatattcaatacattaattttttcctcaTCAATAGTTGGGATAAATTATGgtatagaaaattttacaagtgtaaaagcatatttgcagacaaaacaataacaaatccTTAACTCTAAATACAGATGTAACAAACAAAAGTGATTATATCCATCATTTTTCTTACAAAGCTCAAGAGATTGGTGACAAATTACATGATTCTCTATggcatgaaatatatttatctactaGTAAGGCTGAAactgaaaacaaaaatgtctAACCAAAACACTTtgactaatattaatatctaaataatttatgtataatatataaacaaagtatttaatcttaatttttccattttgcaatatattgaGGATTTACACTTGATCATCGATTAATCAAACTGTTATCTTATatgaagttataaaaataaaagtatatatcatatttatatggcTAGCTGTTTAAGATATGTTTGTAGTAAGACCTATAATTTGTGATGAAAAGAAATAGACTCCTTTTAAGTTTCAATTTTACTCATGGTctcatttattcttattaagaatataatgGTCTATAAACAGCTGTATCAGGTTTTAGGCTTACaagttaaaagattaaaagcaTGACTTGTATAATGGAACgtataatagataaaaagTATGCATAATCCTATCATTATAAAGGTACTTGCAGTGCAGAAAAGAACGCAGCTTAAAATACTTGCGCCAATAGCCAATACTGtaactgaaaatataatacacacTTGCAAGaatgtagcaaattttataacaaagacagaaatattatttctcaccTTGAATCATCATAAAACCAACAAAGGCGAATACAGCACTGACaatagcaaatataataaatagaataataggTGCTAATAGTGACGCCACAGCAACAAAGGTAGCCACTTGCAGAAATGGATTATGAGCAAGTTGCTCTTTAAATTTGAGAATGTATGTATGAACGTTGCAGTGCTGTAAAAATGCTTGCCATTTTTTGACATATTCTTCGCCtgtagaattaaattattaattcttatttttattatttttttagagctCTTAATCTTTTAAGATtgtaaaaagtgaaaaaatattaaaaaatataatacatatgatatatttttgacataatAGCATAAGCAtacttacaatttataattgttgaaTTATACATGATGTTATTCTCTGcctgaagtaaaataatttttgcttattCATCTTA is part of the Linepithema humile isolate Giens D197 chromosome 3, Lhum_UNIL_v1.0, whole genome shotgun sequence genome and harbors:
- the cnk gene encoding serine-rich adhesin for platelets isoform X2, yielding MIWHIISCIDKTLSNNCNIVMVTSCLDNIYFGFYILPSFHGAHQIAEIKFGSAAHQCGKMEEGDEIVQVNYQTVVGWERKNLLELFRESPAEILLTLKRRPRHTKVYGQIYIKPYRLPSNKKTSYTTRWQHNLPSPRPELLTIPDFTMPLPRHMPKNPSPEPASILDTVNMLDTMTTDSSDSDSEVEPPLSIRLYSTKPRNLVQRRATITGASPTTKHGIDIEQFWKELKQEHSTSFQLRDKAASCAHGLDNVPINIRPQTCLGLESAKRRKKTDEQADDKKVQFTEKLTDAEGTHLDDAKRMLYDAKERITSMQSCNDGSAVSKDTIREHLQAFTDNVGNSNNLNNTTVPLDECNNFISDTCSISKNAPGDKESEMRYVKERGKLDKSYSTPAYDLSDAENKEDRKLALFQGPFCKLDLPVHCSNNVSSSNLTKTDVRMFTESADHRKPKDASKEDKEASTKRCGGNVAQKVSNIEKQIAHENADEPVRVFGVPKELDSHKSTVRITINDTNLRNSVEEKNQSDIECNISDISTCNKKLSAKCVCSKNSACNCQENTDCSNSEMLNDEGICNNNSNSTERDEMSQKCGKILQTVDCASPQHTKLLEKKSSVVSRENSIEAKIPSSNNVNFVEDNLPNVIHNVSKIQINTTSQAKEIKSTDSPLAHATVQSCRYIELPKVESVRKYENKSHITPPEPPPRKYYTKQAVPDLKLNSTSKIPEELEKPQVPERPSLRREFKKADLNLPTNHVRNNSDYQDRKDLSDVGALNYPEHSMDFIDESPTINLNDTKFTQSEISLYNENYDRSREEKYSFEKYEPFVEKFACSSQSLADCCKSDHSPRNVECPDGVMHSKQLASFDLKPKLSEKDKSFEKSVVNRAMMVARSIGLHGTLSKSNSSPRSSRKRNMLLAKRRNVSVKDIGVSDLEGWLTYRSRGAGGAWAKAWFVLKCSSLYRFKTQDSIKADCLIVLTAFTVSPAAEVKSRKYAFKVYHTGTVFYFAADTEDYLILWLDAINKGTLGADTHNQSIGLFSETDESDSESSHKSKTKCTPESKANVEKSFNSLKKVRKDVGAFKDHEIGGASLDRKYLKFLGTRNQNIPVPTAQFRSYRRVLPSSTPNKKEDSNAESPDLQMTIAGSTFYGLSASQSATDMSSTLSSQDMGDYRSATDRPIGSRSRRLDDLQGFITLEEFMLAQQDEDQRQNMINRSLSSRVTPLTSDHVHVQHRNLNDNDTIYNEQVRLLGDASSRKDMGIYGRTTDEASNNNAMYTHSRNANTHAHVPRQFSGDGLVTSRFESKGKDCVNDKSYNKCVTVGAQKRLWDASGSAEKRQAHELTNTQQAKHGDSIHWRNVTSLDKQDSPSYSRYYEHDACVQSSNYDSYKTHDYLTNDYLTSREVDTLIEEFKTMPKRLVRNEGYPGSSGDLASYVSSEAQQRNAKKDVSVSRKGSFNLTNRHDYNSSDKNWLDSLRRGDKKGSSCDKNRLKNVAQYQPPPIPSSPFEQEGMRAAFEMHLDKSEQVQKGSRLKSLFGSKQKPCTLDLPKDTQKTILGSPRLHRALFRDKCCLNQSQHRLSTRSSSQSPGDSGISQSHSSFSGNSPSQQTLSQSFSSVSSVSDCSPDALTPSNISKYGSGYSSGHKGFSNPSRSTLAPPTLPYIPPPTSPPPDYPGLEYPPVFEPGTYSLSDASLLRNRNKNSQNIAQ
- the cnk gene encoding serine-rich adhesin for platelets isoform X1, which produces MAYVNVAEWKTDQVCEWLKGLDSSILPYVHSFMNHSINGQQLLSLRSEDLEHLGVLKLGHQEIILEAVEYLRNFHFELDRENLQLLALRLSCQAHSLHNELSRQTDSKPVTTQTLSDVASVVMAVKPLVRWLDRSPFSGQLEYNDKKAELMKLSLEMATCAQRDRFAEKPIEEIRTTCGQLARLADYIIQDIADPMILQPASLDLATLKKKSGDDLGFYILPSFHGAHQIAEIKFGSAAHQCGKMEEGDEIVQVNYQTVVGWERKNLLELFRESPAEILLTLKRRPRHTKVYGQIYIKPYRLPSNKKTSYTTRWQHNLPSPRPELLTIPDFTMPLPRHMPKNPSPEPASILDTVNMLDTMTTDSSDSDSEVEPPLSIRLYSTKPRNLVQRRATITGASPTTKHGIDIEQFWKELKQEHSTSFQLRDKAASCAHGLDNVPINIRPQTCLGLESAKRRKKTDEQADDKKVQFTEKLTDAEGTHLDDAKRMLYDAKERITSMQSCNDGSAVSKDTIREHLQAFTDNVGNSNNLNNTTVPLDECNNFISDTCSISKNAPGDKESEMRYVKERGKLDKSYSTPAYDLSDAENKEDRKLALFQGPFCKLDLPVHCSNNVSSSNLTKTDVRMFTESADHRKPKDASKEDKEASTKRCGGNVAQKVSNIEKQIAHENADEPVRVFGVPKELDSHKSTVRITINDTNLRNSVEEKNQSDIECNISDISTCNKKLSAKCVCSKNSACNCQENTDCSNSEMLNDEGICNNNSNSTERDEMSQKCGKILQTVDCASPQHTKLLEKKSSVVSRENSIEAKIPSSNNVNFVEDNLPNVIHNVSKIQINTTSQAKEIKSTDSPLAHATVQSCRYIELPKVESVRKYENKSHITPPEPPPRKYYTKQAVPDLKLNSTSKIPEELEKPQVPERPSLRREFKKADLNLPTNHVRNNSDYQDRKDLSDVGALNYPEHSMDFIDESPTINLNDTKFTQSEISLYNENYDRSREEKYSFEKYEPFVEKFACSSQSLADCCKSDHSPRNVECPDGVMHSKQLASFDLKPKLSEKDKSFEKSVVNRAMMVARSIGLHGTLSKSNSSPRSSRKRNMLLAKRRNVSVKDIGVSDLEGWLTYRSRGAGGAWAKAWFVLKCSSLYRFKTQDSIKADCLIVLTAFTVSPAAEVKSRKYAFKVYHTGTVFYFAADTEDYLILWLDAINKGTLGADTHNQSIGLFSETDESDSESSHKSKTKCTPESKANVEKSFNSLKKVRKDVGAFKDHEIGGASLDRKYLKFLGTRNQNIPVPTAQFRSYRRVLPSSTPNKKEDSNAESPDLQMTIAGSTFYGLSASQSATDMSSTLSSQDMGDYRSATDRPIGSRSRRLDDLQGFITLEEFMLAQQDEDQRQNMINRSLSSRVTPLTSDHVHVQHRNLNDNDTIYNEQVRLLGDASSRKDMGIYGRTTDEASNNNAMYTHSRNANTHAHVPRQFSGDGLVTSRFESKGKDCVNDKSYNKCVTVGAQKRLWDASGSAEKRQAHELTNTQQAKHGDSIHWRNVTSLDKQDSPSYSRYYEHDACVQSSNYDSYKTHDYLTNDYLTSREVDTLIEEFKTMPKRLVRNEGYPGSSGDLASYVSSEAQQRNAKKDVSVSRKGSFNLTNRHDYNSSDKNWLDSLRRGDKKGSSCDKNRLKNVAQYQPPPIPSSPFEQEGMRAAFEMHLDKSEQVQKGSRLKSLFGSKQKPCTLDLPKDTQKTILGSPRLHRALFRDKCCLNQSQHRLSTRSSSQSPGDSGISQSHSSFSGNSPSQQTLSQSFSSVSSVSDCSPDALTPSNISKYGSGYSSGHKGFSNPSRSTLAPPTLPYIPPPTSPPPDYPGLEYPPVFEPGTYSLSDASLLRNRNKNSQNIAQ